The window ATAATAATAAACGCAATAACGGTTTCCATAAAAAACCACCTTCACTGACCTGTTAGGCCGTTTCTAAACAACTCATTCTACCATAGCATACACTAATTTTCGAGTAAGCGAATCGGTTTCCAATATCGCTTCGAGATCTGGAACTGAAATTGTTCGATGTGCCTCCATTACGCGTTCAATGATGTCTTCGATTTGTATAAATGGAATACGCCCTTTCATGAACAACGCTACAGCCACTTCATTCGCCGCATTCATCGCTGCTGGCATCGTTCCGCCCTCTTTACCAGCAGCATATGCAAGAGCCAGTGCTTTAAAGCGGACAAGATCCATTTTCTCGAAATGTAGTTTTCCAATTTCCTCAAGACGCAAGGGTTTCGCATTTTTCATCGGAATTCGGTCGGGATATGTCAGCGCATACTGGATTGGCACTCGCATATCTGGCGAACCCAGTTGTGCCATGACACTTGTATCTTCGAACTCAATCATCGAATGGATGATGCTCTCCTTATGTTGCAGGCAATCGATTTTGTGATAAGGCATTGCAAACAGATGATGTGCTTCAATCACTTCAAGCCCCTTGTTCATCATTGTCGCCGAGTCGATTGTTAATTTATTGCCCATCGACCAATTGGGATGTGCAAGAGCTTGTTCGAGCGTCACGCTTGAAAGTTCTTCACGGGTTAAGTCTCTGAAACTACCGCCCGAGGCAGTCAAGATGAGCCGGCTAATACTTTTGGGATTTTCTCCATTCAACGCTTGGAAAAGTGCCGAATGTTCACTATCAACAGGTAAAATTGGAACATTGTATTTCCGAGCCTCGCTCATAACAATATCGCCTGCTGCGACTAGCGTTTCTTTATTGGCAATGGCAATTGTAATGCCTGCGCGGATTGCTTCAAGTGTTGGTTTAAGACCAACGCTACCAATAACGGAGTTAAGTAATACATCAGCACCTGTATGCGCCGCAGTTTCAACAAGACCTTCATCGCCATAAACGAAATGGATGTTCGGGAATTCTGTTTGCAGCACCTCGGCATCAACACGTCTTATCACAGACACAGTTTTCGGATGGTGCGCGGAAACAATTTCTCTTACTCTATCGATATTCAAACCAGCCGAAAAAGATACGAGCTTAAATTTATCCGGATTCGAACTGATGATATCGAGTGTCTGCGTACCGATGGAACCTGTAGCTCCCAGTAAGCTTATTTTTTTTGTCATATAGAAGACACCCTTTCCGTTATCCTACGAAGTGCAGAAAATGAAGTAGCGGCAATACGAAAAGGAGACTATCAAATCTGTCCAGTATTCCTCCATGCCCTGGCAGGAGCTTTCCTGAATCCTTAACTCCATACTGCCTTTTTAGTGCCGATTCGACAAGATCGCCCAATTGCCCGATAATCGATGCAATGATCGTAACAATAATAAGTATGGTATATGTAGAAGCGATCGGGAAAATGTATTGGAATACGCAAGCAAAAACAACTGCAGACAATATTCCTCCTACAAAACCTTCGACTGTCTTATTTGGAGAGATTTCCGGCCAAAGCTTTCGCTTCCCGATTTTTCTCCCCACAAAATATGCCCCAGAATCCGTAACCCAGATTACCATCAAGGCGTAAACGACATATTCAATTCCAAACAATCTTGTTTCAATCAAATAATAAAACCCAATTCCGACATATAATACGCTCAAAACAGAAAAAGCCGCATGATCGAACGTATATCGATTTTTAACAATAACTGTATAAATCAATAAAATAAGAACGATAGCAAATGTCATTTCGATTTTTGTGTAACCAACCGTTTCGAAAACTTTGTTGCTCCAACTCGTAGGCATAAGTAAGATAGTAAGCGTAGCCCATGTCAAAATACCTTCGACTGAAAATAGTTGGATATCCTTCATTCGTAATAATTCGTATAGACCGATTGTTGCAATCGCATAAACTGCAATCGTGAAGGGCAATCCTCCTATAACGACTAGCGGAACGAAAAAGATTAGTGCAACGATTGCTGTTAGTATCCTCTGTTTCAAACGTCCCCATTCCCTTCCACACTTCCAAAACGTCTATTACGCATTTGGAATTCTTCGATTGCATTCAACATGCACAGTGCATCAAAATCCGGCCACAATACATCCGTGAATGAAAACTCGGCATATGCGAGCTGCCATAACATGAAATTGGACAGCCTGACTTCACCGCTTGTTCGAATCAGCAAATCCGGTTCCGGCAAATGAGCAGTCATTAGATGTGAACCGATGAGTGATTCGTCAATATCTTCAGCTTTAATTGAACCCGCCACTACAAGTGTTGCAATTTCTTTTACAGATTCGACAAGTTCCAGCCTGCTTCCATAATTCATGGCAAAGTTCAGTGTTAAACCATCATTGTGCTTTGTTTCCTCAATTGCTTTACTAATTGCTTTTTTTGTATGATCTGGCAACATGTCAAAGTTTCCAATCATCTCAACTTTTACGTTTTGCTCGATTAGTTCGGGGAGGTAGGTGCTAAGAAACTCTCCAGGAAGTTTCATCAAGAAATCTATTTCGAGTTTTGGCCGTTTCCAGTTTTCTGTGGAGAAAGCGTAAAGTGTTAGCACTTGTACGCCAAGGTCATTTGCAATGCGCGTTATTATACGGACCTTTTTCATCCCTTCATGATGACCTGCAATTCTTGGCAAATTACGTTGTTTCGCCCATCTGCCATTGCCATCCATAATAATCGCAACATGGGCAGGGATATGCCTGCTTTTAACGTGCGCAATCCGGTCAGAAATTGAGTCTTCTGACACCACAGATTTTTTCCCAAAAAGTTTTTCCAGCATGTCGTTTCCTCCACTCAGCTACTTTACAGAGCAAGTACATACTCTATCGTAACAAATTAGACGGTTAATTTCATTTTTTATTGCTGTTTGAATAAGAAAAGTGCAAGGCGCCCGTTCAGAGGCGCTGAAGTCTGGACGTGTACTATCACCTTTTACAAGCTTTCCACAGTCCAAGAATTTTATAGTTTCTTATGCAATGAAAAAGACGTCCTGAAATTAGGACGTCTCGGAATATAGAAAGTTCTTCTATCAGATTTCCATGATTTCATTTTCTTTATCTTTTGCGATCTCGTCGATTCTTACGATTTGCGCATCTGTCAACTTTTGAATTTCCTCACCATAACGGTGTAGTTCATCTTCAGTTATCTCGCTACTTTTTTCGAGTTTCTTGAAATCTTCATTTGCATCACGACGGATATTACGAATCGCGATTTTTGCATCTTCTGATTCTTTTTTCACAGATTTCACAAGCTCTTTCCGGCGATCTTCTGTCAACGCTGGAACAGCAAGGCGAATAACACTACCATCATTAGAAGGTGTGATTCCGATATCTGATTTCATAATTGCTTTTTCAATATCAGCTAGAATTGTTTTGTCGTAGGGTTGAATGACAAGAAGACGAGCTTCTGGTACTGAAATACCAGCCATTTGTGTTATCGGGGTAGGGGCGCCGTAATACTCGACAGTTAACCTGTCCAGCATTGCTGCATTTGCACGTCCTGCACGAATGGAGGCTAATTCTCTCGTATATCCCCCGATTGCTTTTTCCATACGTTCTTTCGCTTGATCCATTACTTCGTTAGCCATTACAAATTCCTCCTGACGACCGTCCCGATTGGCTCACCTAGGACAGCTCTCTTAATATTTCCATTTTCCATAATAGAGAATACTACGAGTGGAATATCATTGTCCATACATAGAGTTGAAGCTGTGGAATCCATTACTTCAAGCCCCTGGTTAATGACATCCAAGAACGATAGTTCTAAATATTTGACTGCATTTTTATCTTTTGCCGGGTCAGCGGAATAGACACCATCTACATTATTTTTCGCCATAAGGATGACATCCGCTTCTATTTCAGCCGCACGGAGAGCCGCTGTTGTATCTGTTGAGAAATACGGATTTCCTGTCCCTGCCGCGAAAATAACGACCCTTTTCTTTTCAAGATGCCGGATAGCTTTGCGGCGTATGTATGGTTCCGCGACTTGTCTCATTTCAATTGATGAAGATACACGGGTTTCCACGCCAAGCTTTTCAAGGGAATCCTGTAGAGCGAGGGAATTCATGACTGTAGCAAGCATGCCCATGTAATCCGCTGTCGCACGATCCATTCCCATTTCACTGCCGACTTTTCCGCGCCAAATATTTCCGCCTCCAACGACGACCGCAACCTCGACCTCAAGATCGACAACTTCTTTTACTTGTTTTGCAACCGTTTTGATGACCTCAGGCGATAAACCAAAGCCTTTTTCACCAGCAAGGGCTTCTCCACTTAATTTCAAGACGATGCGTTTATATTTTGGGATGCTCATTTGTACCCTCCATCTACTCTGTTTTCTTAAGAAAAGCGCAAGGCGCCGTCCAGTCCCGACAGGCATAAGACGGTTTGCAAGGAGGGATGCAGTTCAATCCCTCTAACAGCAAAACGGCTTTCGAGGATCAGAGCCTGTAAGCCTCCGAGGGGTTGGCGCCTGGAGCTAGACATTGTTCCATGTTGAAAATCTTATACTTCCTTAGCTCTTGAAAAATGGGGAACACACGCATGTGTTCCCCATTTGTTATTCTATACCGGCTCAGTTACCTTTAACTTGATTCATAACTTCGTCAGCGAAGTTATCTTCAGGTTTTTCGATACCTTCACCAACCGCATAGCGGATAAACTCTTTCAAAGTACCGCCAGTTGATTTCACGAAGTCACCAACTTTTTGATCGGAATTTTTAACAAATGCCTGATCAAGTACACAAATTTCTTCGAAATATTTACCGATACGGCCTTCGACCATTTTAGCTACAATGTTTTCCGGTTTGCCTTCATTAAGTGCTTGTTCTGTAAGGATTTTACGTTCGTGTTCAACTTCCTCCGCAGAAACTTCGTCACGTGAAACATATTTAGGGTTTAATGCAGCAATGTGCATCGCAACATCTTTTGCAGCATCAGAATCTGTCGATCCTTCGAGGATAACCAAGACACTGATACGTCCGCCCATGTGCAAATAAGGACCGAAAGCATCGTTATCTGTTTTTGTACGGATTTCATAACGGCGAAGACTAATTTTCTCACCAATTTTAGCAACAGCATTTGAAATGTGATCCGCTACTGACAAGCCGTTCGGAAGAATTGACTCGATTGCTTCTTCCACCGTTGCAGGTTTTGTAGCAAGTAGGTGTTCAGCCAATTCACTTA of the Sporosarcina sp. FSL K6-1508 genome contains:
- a CDS encoding 1-deoxy-D-xylulose-5-phosphate reductoisomerase, which encodes MTKKISLLGATGSIGTQTLDIISSNPDKFKLVSFSAGLNIDRVREIVSAHHPKTVSVIRRVDAEVLQTEFPNIHFVYGDEGLVETAAHTGADVLLNSVIGSVGLKPTLEAIRAGITIAIANKETLVAAGDIVMSEARKYNVPILPVDSEHSALFQALNGENPKSISRLILTASGGSFRDLTREELSSVTLEQALAHPNWSMGNKLTIDSATMMNKGLEVIEAHHLFAMPYHKIDCLQHKESIIHSMIEFEDTSVMAQLGSPDMRVPIQYALTYPDRIPMKNAKPLRLEEIGKLHFEKMDLVRFKALALAYAAGKEGGTMPAAMNAANEVAVALFMKGRIPFIQIEDIIERVMEAHRTISVPDLEAILETDSLTRKLVYAMVE
- a CDS encoding phosphatidate cytidylyltransferase, with translation MKQRILTAIVALIFFVPLVVIGGLPFTIAVYAIATIGLYELLRMKDIQLFSVEGILTWATLTILLMPTSWSNKVFETVGYTKIEMTFAIVLILLIYTVIVKNRYTFDHAAFSVLSVLYVGIGFYYLIETRLFGIEYVVYALMVIWVTDSGAYFVGRKIGKRKLWPEISPNKTVEGFVGGILSAVVFACVFQYIFPIASTYTILIIVTIIASIIGQLGDLVESALKRQYGVKDSGKLLPGHGGILDRFDSLLFVLPLLHFLHFVG
- a CDS encoding isoprenyl transferase, whose amino-acid sequence is MLEKLFGKKSVVSEDSISDRIAHVKSRHIPAHVAIIMDGNGRWAKQRNLPRIAGHHEGMKKVRIITRIANDLGVQVLTLYAFSTENWKRPKLEIDFLMKLPGEFLSTYLPELIEQNVKVEMIGNFDMLPDHTKKAISKAIEETKHNDGLTLNFAMNYGSRLELVESVKEIATLVVAGSIKAEDIDESLIGSHLMTAHLPEPDLLIRTSGEVRLSNFMLWQLAYAEFSFTDVLWPDFDALCMLNAIEEFQMRNRRFGSVEGNGDV
- the frr gene encoding ribosome recycling factor encodes the protein MANEVMDQAKERMEKAIGGYTRELASIRAGRANAAMLDRLTVEYYGAPTPITQMAGISVPEARLLVIQPYDKTILADIEKAIMKSDIGITPSNDGSVIRLAVPALTEDRRKELVKSVKKESEDAKIAIRNIRRDANEDFKKLEKSSEITEDELHRYGEEIQKLTDAQIVRIDEIAKDKENEIMEI
- the pyrH gene encoding UMP kinase, with the translated sequence MSIPKYKRIVLKLSGEALAGEKGFGLSPEVIKTVAKQVKEVVDLEVEVAVVVGGGNIWRGKVGSEMGMDRATADYMGMLATVMNSLALQDSLEKLGVETRVSSSIEMRQVAEPYIRRKAIRHLEKKRVVIFAAGTGNPYFSTDTTAALRAAEIEADVILMAKNNVDGVYSADPAKDKNAVKYLELSFLDVINQGLEVMDSTASTLCMDNDIPLVVFSIMENGNIKRAVLGEPIGTVVRRNL
- the tsf gene encoding translation elongation factor Ts, with amino-acid sequence MKITAQMVKELREKTGTGMMDCKKALTEVNGDMEAAIDYLREKGLSSSAKKADRIAADGTTSIHVNGNEAIILEVNAETDFVAKNEGFQTLVSELAEHLLATKPATVEEAIESILPNGLSVADHISNAVAKIGEKISLRRYEIRTKTDNDAFGPYLHMGGRISVLVILEGSTDSDAAKDVAMHIAALNPKYVSRDEVSAEEVEHERKILTEQALNEGKPENIVAKMVEGRIGKYFEEICVLDQAFVKNSDQKVGDFVKSTGGTLKEFIRYAVGEGIEKPEDNFADEVMNQVKGN